A genomic segment from Methanobrevibacter sp. encodes:
- a CDS encoding SAP domain-containing protein produces MSEQKLEIFNVLNYLNKGYELNDILKEGQFGTFPSAQDCIKYLADEGYLEGELGEIAADDSEKLTAEEISKKYTVAELKDILRENGLKVSGKKQELIERVLPVLNGDAESDGSLDDFNKSNDLKLTQKAKNFLDENVWIDLYMFSLVAFRFEDFETYVANSADDYIETGLKFCDEIISRALMANQFLVFIDALSAKAHVYAYAGDYESFMDYDLQRFILGLNPIVMDAQTYAGYDVINEANVVNLKNVVENLDMGSLKKRFDKIWNKSHIKNTTVPKKTAFKTLQKAIKGANLEELNFDLKEKFFNKKFGI; encoded by the coding sequence GTGAGTGAACAGAAATTAGAAATATTCAATGTATTGAATTATTTAAACAAAGGTTATGAGCTTAATGATATTTTGAAGGAAGGACAATTTGGAACATTTCCTTCCGCACAGGATTGCATTAAATATTTGGCTGATGAAGGATATCTTGAAGGAGAGTTAGGTGAAATAGCCGCAGATGACAGTGAAAAATTGACTGCTGAGGAGATTTCCAAAAAATACACAGTTGCAGAACTAAAAGACATTTTAAGAGAAAACGGTTTAAAAGTTTCAGGTAAAAAACAGGAATTGATTGAAAGAGTTCTGCCGGTATTGAATGGTGATGCAGAAAGTGACGGTTCATTGGATGATTTCAATAAATCCAATGATTTAAAATTAACTCAAAAAGCTAAAAATTTCCTTGATGAAAACGTTTGGATAGACTTATATATGTTTTCCCTTGTTGCATTCAGATTTGAGGATTTTGAAACCTATGTTGCAAACTCAGCAGATGATTATATAGAAACAGGATTGAAATTCTGTGATGAAATAATTTCAAGGGCATTGATGGCAAATCAGTTTCTGGTATTCATTGACGCATTGTCTGCAAAAGCACATGTTTATGCATATGCAGGGGATTATGAGTCCTTCATGGATTATGACTTGCAAAGATTCATTTTAGGATTAAACCCTATCGTTATGGATGCTCAAACCTATGCAGGTTATGATGTAATCAATGAAGCTAATGTAGTTAATCTTAAAAATGTAGTTGAAAACCTTGACATGGGAAGCTTAAAGAAAAGATTTGACAAAATCTGGAACAAATCCCATATTAAAAATACTACTGTGCCTAAAAAGACTGCTTTTAAAACATTACAAAAGGCAATCAAAGGCGCTAACCTTGAAGAGTTGAATTTTGATTTGAAAGAAAAATTCTTCAATAAGAAATTTGGAATTTAA
- a CDS encoding DUF998 domain-containing protein, translating to MKSKVVGIVFLIGSLYYVLAEAISATFFNASFFNTYIFHTISELGIPNVNSPLSWLMNSAFIIIGLTLIFGNFYKFKDYIVKSKTIFYIFTLITSIGVIIVALIHGGNPLTSGYHTLGAVMAILGGNILLVLISKSMGKFSLYQKETLILGVIGLVVFWIMFFNMENAFMPVLERLSVYTLILWSFITGVYLIKQ from the coding sequence ATGAAGTCTAAAGTTGTTGGAATTGTTTTTTTAATTGGCAGTTTGTACTATGTTCTAGCTGAAGCTATTTCCGCAACTTTTTTCAATGCTTCTTTTTTTAATACTTATATTTTCCATACCATTTCTGAGCTTGGAATACCAAATGTAAATTCGCCATTGTCATGGCTTATGAATTCTGCTTTTATTATAATAGGTTTAACACTGATTTTTGGTAATTTTTATAAGTTTAAAGATTATATTGTTAAAAGTAAAACTATTTTTTATATTTTTACATTAATCACTTCAATCGGTGTCATTATTGTTGCCTTAATACATGGGGGCAATCCGTTGACTTCAGGATACCATACGTTGGGGGCTGTTATGGCAATTCTTGGAGGAAATATATTATTGGTTTTAATTTCAAAATCAATGGGTAAATTCAGCTTGTATCAAAAGGAAACGTTAATTTTGGGAGTTATTGGGCTTGTAGTCTTTTGGATAATGTTTTTCAACATGGAAAATGCTTTCATGCCGGTGCTTGAGAGGCTTTCAGTTTATACTCTGATATTGTGGAGTTTCATAACTGGCGTTTACTTGATTAAACAATAA